The DNA sequence ctacctcaacctacatgcttcactcacaaagcttcaacatacaagcttcaacaaaaggaaaaattcaaagaacttagtaaagaaggccttggtgtatttaacacaatatgttgaaatgaagcaaagcttgttttgatatctccgataagttacaaatatgtacatatacatgaatcaaaataaacaaacaagatggagcattcacaaaggttgctcaggagaagtctcagcaatcggcagagccccagaaagatgaggcaccagagggtgattatttggagcctcagtactaggcagaaccccagaaggaggaggcactgaaggttgatcatttagagcttcattacgttgtacagccctagaagacgaaggcaataaatgcctttggaacaaacccacaaacctctgatgatcaagtaaaatcttaCCATcatgcagctggtcgagcttcctcttcatgtttgtagcataatcatgtgcgagcctatgcaactgtttattctcatgattGAGCattctgatctcctgtttgagacttatcactttagccgccaatgattcaacttggcgggttcgagcaaataggcgttgggccatattagacacaaaacctgcacactgaacactgagagccagagaccttaacagccaactcatcagatcgtttggaaagtagtctgttatctttgggagtgagaaggttcctggccaccaccgcagcggtcatatcattcttcatcacagggtccccaacagtaagaggaccagtaggagatAAAAATGATGGGCGcaatatgttgtcttgagaaggcattgctgcctcttcaccaaagttcaagttaaaacgacggtcggatgggccagacattctcagaaatgatgaaggagaaataaggtgcaataaatctctgaagtaaggggaaaattcctacaagcaataactctctgaatgtacttcttgcacacaattggtgcctttataaaagaaaaggcaacatgaccgttggttcaaaaatcgaagaggcaccactctctggattttgaagaggcaccactttccacatgcaacatcagctcctcgggtaccacagataactttgccaaagatatctgacaaagtttagacatataaattttgaaggtctagctaccctactattacccacaagggtaaaggaacagcaccactgcttgataactagaaagttccaatgtgtgtcaacctccgtgctccgtggcaaggcagactggcaaaaatgcccaacctttactcacattcgagaaaacactcacaacaagattgtttgctcaaaaatcgaagaggaaccactctccaaatctcgagagccagactcccaacaggattgctttctcaaaaatcgaagaggcactgttctttgaatctcgagagccagatccccgacaggattgcttgtttgaaaaccgaagaggcaccgctctccgaacttcgagagccagatttccttggataaagcttgtttgcaatcttcacacgcaacatcagctttcaagataccacataccactttttcaaagcgctttgataaagttaaaacatgtgaagcttgcagctctcactacattgttatgaccaaaaagggtaaaggaatagcattattacttgctcaaaaatcgaagaggcaccgccctccgaatctcgagagccagactcccaacaggattactttctcaaaaattgaagaggcaccgctctccgaatctcgagagcagactcccaataggattactttttcaaaaatcgaagaagcaccgctctctgaatctcaagagccagactccaaacaggattgttttctcaaaaattgaagaggcaccgctctttgaatctcgagagccagatcctcaacaggattgcttgttcgaaaaccaaagaggcatcgctctccgaacttcgagagccagatttccttggataaagcttgtctgcaatcttcacatgcaacattagctttctagataccacataccactttttcaaagtgctctgacaaagttaaaacattgaagcttgcagctcccactaaattgctacgaccaagaagggtaaatgaataacattactacttgttgttagggagactcctatatatgtcgacatccatcctccacggacaggcagacctgcaaaaatgctcaacccttccttatATCTGAAAGGGCATTCCCAACGAAgcatctcaaaatactcagctttcttccccccccaataatacatatgcaaactagccacaccagagcaagagtatctcatatcatcagggtcaaaagcaagagtatcccatatcatgcttttttcctatcttttcctttgcccttgttcttacctgcaagaaaatgagaaagagaacaatcagtcagcacttggaatcaagcttccaatcaggaactgactgcctggaaccccttgcctgactatttacctagcattgctctcgagtactcatcttcaacatcttatgcttctagaaaagataccacatctgcctgaggaacagatagagcAAGTGATAAGGATATaaagaagcatgtggagacaagcgcaacaaaacacgtgccgattcattcaCTACTtcatcaacagcaaaagtatcccatatcatcaaggtcgaacgcactattgatttgatggacttgttttgaccctcgaattcttgagtcggccttatactctggaggaaatcagaaaaccctccagcccagttcaagaataagcctgtgcaaagttacttcttcaaaagcaaaagtatatcatatcatctcttctccatttgcttctccttatccttgttgctgtttacgacacaaggagaaggagaacaatcaaccggaagtcgaagtcgaacctccgatccaggttgcttgcttggaagtctgattacttaccttgtctgttacctctttcagcaaatctcctagcttggcgacttgggggatTCCTACTaaagggttttgtatcgcacttgaccaagcccgaaactacaagtaagcttcaagtgaaattgatacattaccttgtgcatcttcatcggttaaagatatcacccatggatggaggaaaagtacttccagcaaagatgccacatctacgtatgagacagataaggcaagtgaaaatgataccacacttcggtacttagaagtttcgtgattactcaatggcttggatcttgcaagtccccaaccgaggagcttccctcactcgggaacttagggaagcactgtttataccatacttgaccaatcccgaaactactgagcaccggtcaacgttataccgtcaaggacccaaaagagttttcctccaaccaggaggccaatcacagcacgacacgtgttgacatcagaagccaatcatagtgtgacacgtgtcgacatcataagccaatcatagtgtgacacgtgtcgacatcataagccaatcacaacacgacacgtgtcaatgtcagaatgaaactagaaattctcttctataaataaagatcattctctcacaatatttcctaatgtcatttgtactaaatcattcactagtactcactaaaggggagcttaaacctatgtacttgtgtaaacccttcacaattaatgagaactcatctactccgtggacgtagccaatctgggtgaaccacgtacatcttgtgtttgcttccctgtccctatccatttacatacttattcacactagtgaccggagcaatctagcgaaggtcacaaacttaacattttatgttgtaccaaagtcctcactgattttgtgcatcaacaaatctgattctgattccacctcatttcaattcctcctcaatccaattcctcctcaattcctctcaatttgattacggatttgTAAACGCGCCTCTTTCAATGATGCTCCTTAAAGAAGAATGCATGTGGTTGAATACCTCTTTAAGACCCGTTAGTTGGGCACTCCTACGAAACTCCAGGAGATGATATTTTTCACCTTTATATGGTCTCAAATATCCTCTCATTTGTGAATACCTCGCATCTACCAAATAATATTTTcttgcaaattaaaaaaaaattgtttgcaaATGTAATAATTATACAAAGTAAGTATGTAAAATCTTATAACAAGTATGAAAATTCCGGCAAAATAACAAGTAACAAGTAAAAACAAATGATATTGTAACAACCAATACTGTAAAACAACCAATATACTAAGGGATCAACAACAAACATATATTTGGTGTCGACGATCCTCTTCAACAAGTTTCTACTCTTAAATATGCTCGTAATTACTATTTTGATACAAATAATTAATCAGTAAGACGTACCAGTGTAAAATTAGGCTGATTATTGAGTAGTTTAGCCGAACTTCCCCTTTCCTTAATGTAAAATTATcaatgcattaaaaaaaaacaaaaaacaaaaaaaaactaatcaGTAAGACTTTAGTATGGGCATCTGGATCATGTAACTCGTCCGTCTTCAAGCCTGAACCGCCCAATCCCCTTTTATTCTGTCCCACCTCGTCGCCTGTGGTTCTTATCCTTTCCGTAGTGCGGTAGCTTTACTGAATATTTTCTCCAAGGCGATGAATGATGAAATGCGTTTATACACAAATTGAACAAAAGAGGAAAACATAAGAAGAAGCTCAAATGATGAATCTTTCTGCAATTAACATATACTTCAATTTATTCGACTGATCTGTATCGTTATTCTCGATCAATTTCGATCCTATTCAATGTAGACTACATGAACATcttctaaaataaaaatgatataaaTTAATTGTTGGAATAACCTTAGTTATTAGTATGCATACTAGGTCACGATTTGAAATTAGATAAGAAAGACTTACCTAGTGCACGATGAAAGTATACCCCTCATTATATGATGTAGCTTTCCATGTATCCAAACTCTTATTAATTTGTATTACCAACATATTATTTCTCCTTTATCTATAACTAGTTGAATCCACATAGGATTCTTACATTAATCACATACATAAAATTAAATCACCACAAATTTGATAGGATCAGACATCGGATTTGAGGGAAATGCAGGAAGTTACAAAGAATAATTGCAGGAAATTAAACAAGGGAAGTAAATAAAAAGATTTTTATTCATTTCATTCATAGGTCTCTTTACATCAGAAAATGAGTTTAAACATATTCAAAGATAGTAGGGTTTGAGGTGGACCAATTGGTCATAGCAAAAGCCCGATAACTTAGAGTCGCATACAAATTGTAGAGGAGGTGGACCAATTGGTCATAGCAAAAGCCCGATAACTTAGAGTCGCATACAAATTGTAGAGGATGATTCTATGGAGAAGGCAAAAGTATGATTTCTCTTTCACATCGATTGCAGAGAAATATGTGAGGAACTTGTTCGCTGTCCGGAATTCGAACACAAAGCGTATGCTGCCTAACTTCACAAATGTCACACGACACCATTCTTTCCCCATCGTCTTCCTTAGCTCCACAGGGACAGTCCACGACATAATTAACTGCTCCACATTCATACATCTCTCTAACTCCACCCATCTTTTTGCTACTCCTACCCTCGAGCACAATCTTTTGACCCACCTCAACCATGCCAAAAACCAAATCTGTCCCCTTCGCATTGTTCAGATTTGCAATTGAGTCCACCACAAATCCCCTCAGCCCCCAGTAGATCTCCTTGAAATTCCTCTCCACTTCTTGCTTCAAATCATCAAATGTAGCATTGTTTTTTAACGTCACACACTCGTAGGGTTGCAATATTATTGCATTGTTGTTGTTTCTAATACTCTTACTATTATCGTCGTCATCTTCTTTGGAATTGTTTTTTAGTGTTATTGTGCAGTAGATGTTTGATTCTCCATCCATGCTTAAATATTCAACTTTCATAGGCACCACCTCGCCGCAGTAATCCTTCACGAGGTACTTGGAATTGAGAATGATCCGTACAGCCATCGGTATAGCCGAAAATATCCCGGCATTGCTCATCTTTTGGTCCTTGAGAATGTACTTGTACATGTAGAACATATCCTTCATTAACCGAAACTTCGAAAGCTTGTACCACGCAGCCTTCGCCTTCGGACTGTGCATGAGGAAACCGTCCCGATGATTAGGGGAAGCATGATTGGAGATGTCTTCTAAGCAGTACTCAAGAACTTTAGTCACTGGATTCAACGTGCGACGAACCAAGTAATTTCCTACAATGTGGTTTCCTAGTGACTTCAACACAAAATCTAGCAACCCTGTGTCGCCTACATAGGCACGGGCGGCATCCCTAACTTCTTGTCTAGATACCCACCTAAACTGAGCCCTCTTCAAGGCCTCAACAATCACCCGAGTCGCCATCTCAACTCTTTTCGAAGACCATCTACAATTCGTTTCCATCAGCATTCCCGGGTTATAGATTGGATCAATAAATGGATTTTGATGATCTGTGGGTGGCAACCGCGACTTGAGCTCTAGCATGAAATGGAAAAGGTCGCCAAGAGTGACCAAAGAATTGTCGGACAATGTGTGATACCTTGAGAAGATGAGAGCGATTTCATGGTTGGATGTGCCGAGATGGTGAATGAGCAAGCATAAGGGGATGCCTTGTAGAGCTTCAATGGCTTTTTGGTACATTTGTTGCGTGACACAAAATGTTCCACGGCCAAATTTGTAACCCCAACGACCAAACCATGGCTCGCTGTATGCTACTCCGTGGATTAGCCTCAACTCCATCCCTCTTTTATGTGCCACGTCGTTCAAACTCACTTTCCTATATCAAACAGATGTAACAAACTGTTTCATGCATGATATTTTGTTATAAAACTATTTTGTATAATGAAAATACATTAATCACAAATTTCCTTAGTAAACTATTAGCACATATATAGTTTGACTTCATATTACCTTGCACGCAATCCGGTGCATAAGCGATCCCAAAAGTCCAGGATCTGGTGACCAGCCAAGTCGTAACCGGTTTCCACCCCATTGACACACAACAAATGCCCGAAACCGTTAGAGTGAAAGACACCATGCAGCATATGACCCTCTAATTCCACTAAATTATTCATCGAGTTACCCTCGTTACGACTATTTGTTGTCGTGGGGTTCAGTAGTAGCTGGCCTCCATCGGAGGCGTTGCCACCTTTGCCATTCCAGCTGCAAGCTGCCACCATTGTGTCCGAGGAAGGCAACACAAAATGATAATTCTTATTGCATACCATATGCTGCCCCCAGCCTGAGCTATGTATATATAATCGAATAATTAGTCGTCATATAGCTAGAACATATCTGTGATTTTAAGCAAATTCATTATGTGTACATGGCCTTTATTAGCACACGAAAGACCTCAAGTATCAGTAAATACGGTTCAAATAGCAGTTTGTATTTTCAAattagaaaatgaaaataaacttAGAGATGGGGGGAGTAATTGAAACTTTACCAACGTATTGGCATTGCTTGCAATGGTGATTGAGCGATGCCTCGATAGGTTCTTCGATGACAAATAGCACGACGTGGCCAGGAGCATGGCGATGAACTTGGAGCTGAAACGACCAGCATTGCATGCCATGGCCAGCTAGGTTACCCTCAACATGCCCATATTCAAGGAGAGACTTAACATTTTCCCTGAATGACGATCCTACCAACCCTACCGGGTACCCGTTTTCGCCAAAACTCCTGAACCTAAATACCCTCTcacctctcttcctcttcttgcacCCACTTAACTGACTCAAGTCCAAATGGGACGCCATTAATGTGTTAATCGGGATTAGGCAACAAAGGAAGATTATATAGGCATGTATAtatgaaaacgaagaagaagcaTGATCAAACAATCTAATTAACATATTATTAGGAGGTCACTGATCGTTTAAGGAAGTAATTAAACTAGTTTAGATATACTGCAGCTAGATCATGCACAAGATTTGTGCCTGGAAATAAAATTGGGGAATGGAGCAACCCAAAAGAGCCCTTTCATCAGCTTATCTGCATGATATATTTTCAAAATTAGGGTTGCCATTTCTGTCGCGGCAACATATGGAAGAAAAGGAGGTTAGGAGTAAATTATAGGAAGCATGCTTTTGACAATGCAAAGTGTTTCACCATTGGTGTATGACTTTATGTTCCGCCATTTTCTACTCACCTGGGATTTATGCATGtaatgatatatatattataagtaAATATATATTTCTTAGAAGTAGGGATATGGACAAAACATAAACGCAAAATTTCTTGCCCAACTACCCTTCTTGGGGCAATTATAAATTTATTAACTAATTTATAGGCTTTTTTGGGTGTACTTCAACTTCAATCACGTGATGTTATTATTTCAGTTAAATTATATCgcctacaattattataacatgTACAATGATACATCACATGATTTATTGTTTTCAGCACCCGTAATTTATCGCAAAAGAGATGCCCGTTTCTTTTCCGTTACTTGAAAACATGCATGAGAGAACTTTGATTGATTTCCATAGTTTGAATAGCTAggcaacattttttttgttttggaacaAGAACAAGGCATGCTAGTtagggaattggatcctctcctgagcaggaAATCAGGATCCTCTTGACCCACTATTTTTTAGAGGGGTCCCCTATTTGTAACTGTTTAATCAAAATTCAACGACCTGTGTTATTGAGTCAGGAAGATCCTAA is a window from the Malus domestica chromosome 16, GDT2T_hap1 genome containing:
- the LOC103411908 gene encoding PHD finger protein MALE STERILITY 1: MASHLDLSQLSGCKKRKRGERVFRFRSFGENGYPVGLVGSSFRENVKSLLEYGHVEGNLAGHGMQCWSFQLQVHRHAPGHVVLFVIEEPIEASLNHHCKQCQYVGWGQHMVCNKNYHFVLPSSDTMVAACSWNGKGGNASDGGQLLLNPTTTNSRNEGNSMNNLVELEGHMLHGVFHSNGFGHLLCVNGVETGYDLAGHQILDFWDRLCTGLRARKVSLNDVAHKRGMELRLIHGVAYSEPWFGRWGYKFGRGTFCVTQQMYQKAIEALQGIPLCLLIHHLGTSNHEIALIFSRYHTLSDNSLVTLGDLFHFMLELKSRLPPTDHQNPFIDPIYNPGMLMETNCRWSSKRVEMATRVIVEALKRAQFRWVSRQEVRDAARAYVGDTGLLDFVLKSLGNHIVGNYLVRRTLNPVTKVLEYCLEDISNHASPNHRDGFLMHSPKAKAAWYKLSKFRLMKDMFYMYKYILKDQKMSNAGIFSAIPMAVRIILNSKYLVKDYCGEVVPMKVEYLSMDGESNIYCTITLKNNSKEDDDDNSKSIRNNNNAIILQPYECVTLKNNATFDDLKQEVERNFKEIYWGLRGFVVDSIANLNNAKGTDLVFGMVEVGQKIVLEGRSSKKMGGVREMYECGAVNYVVDCPCGAKEDDGERMVSCDICEVRQHTLCVRIPDSEQVPHIFLCNRCEREIILLPSP